GCGACGTTTGCCTCCAAGGTCGAAGTGGCTGACGGCGTCGCCAAGGTCACGCGCGAGGTCGATGGCGGCCTGGAAACGCTCTCGCTCACGCTGCCGGCGATCATCACGACCGACCTGCGCCTCAATGAGCCGCGCTACGTCACGCTGCCCAACATCATGAAGGCCAAGAAAAAGCCGCTGGAAAATCTCAAGCCCGAGACGCTCGGCGTCGATGTCAAGCCGCGCATCAAGACGCTCAAAGTCAGCGAGCCGCCCAAGCGCAGCGCCGGCATCAAGGTGCTTGATGTGGCCGCGCTGGTGGACAAGCTGCGCAACGAAGCCAAAGTCATCTAACTCAGAACCAGAACAACGGAGCCTAAAACTATGACCTCTTTAGTCATCGCAGAACACGACAACGCCAGCATCCGCCCCGCCACCCTGAACACCGTGACCGCTGCAGCGCAGTGCGGCGGCGAGGTGCATGTGCTGGTGGCCGGCAAGGATGCCGCCGCAGCCGCCCAGGCCGCCTCCCAAATCGCCGGCGTGTCCAGGGTCATCCATGTCGATGGCGAGCACTTCGCCCACGGTCTGGCCGAGAACATGGCCGCGCAGGTGATCGCCATTGCCAGCGCCTACAGCCACATCCTGTTCCCGGCCACGGCGTCGGGCAAGAACATCGCCCCGCGCGTCGCGGCCCTGCTCGACGTGGCGCAGATCTCCGACATCACCAAGGTCGATGCCGTCGATACGTTCGAGCGCCCGATCTACGCGGGCAACGCGATTGCCATCGTGCAGAGCCTGGATGCTATCAAGGTCATCACCGTGCGCACGACCGGCTTTGATGCGGCGGCCAGCACGGGCGGCAGCGCCGCCATTGATGTCGTCAGCGGCGTGGCCGACAGCGGCAAGTCCAGCTTTGTGGGCAGCGAAATCGCCAAGAGCGACCGGCCCGAACTGACCGCCGCCAAGATCATCGTTTCCGGTGGCCGGGCGCTGGGTTCGTCCGAGAAGTTCCATCAAGTGCTCGAGCCGCTGGCCGACAAGCTCGGCGCAGCACTCGGTGCGAGTCGCGCGGCCGTCGATGCGGGCTACGCCCCGAACGACTGGCAGGTCGGGCAGACCGGCAAGATCGTCGCGCCGCAGCTGTACGTGGCCGTGGGCATCTCGGGCGCCATCCAGCATCTGGCCGGCATGAAGGACTCCAAGGTCATCGTCGCCATCAACAAGGACGGCGAAGCGCCGATCTTCAGCGTGGCGGATTACGGGCTGGAGGCTGATCTGTTCACCGCCGTGCCGGAATTGATTGCCGCGCTGTAAAAACTTCGTACAGGAACAGGCTACGAAAACCCTGGTCCCGCTATCAGTCGGCCATTCGCAGTTGTAGCGATCGATTCCTGGCCATCACGTCTATCGGGGACAAGGTTTCTTGCCGTGCAACGATCGCCGATAAGTTCGTCAACCGATCTTTCACGAGCAAAAACCCATTCTTTAGACCCACTGAAAGAGCCCACCCATGCAAGAAAACACCCCGCCCGAAGGCCATGGCCAGGTTTTGTGGACGCCCGGTCCGGAACAGCTGCAGTCCAGCCGACTGGTGAAATACCAGCAATGGCTCTCCACCAAAAAGGGCGTGCACACCCAGGATTACGATGAACTTTGGCGCTGGTCGATCGAGGACGTGCCAGGCTTTTGGCAGTCCATATGGGACTTCTTTGAAGTTCAAGCCGATGGAGAGCGAGAGCCTGCGATGGTTGGCGAGCAGATGCCCGGTATCCAGTGGTTCCCGAATGCGCGTCTGAACTTTGCGGAGCACGTTTTCCGTAATGCCACATCCGGGCATCCGGTGATGCTCGCACGCAGGGAAGGCGCCCCGCTTCGGGAAATATCCTGGGAAGAGCTGGAGCGTACGACCGCAGCGCTGGCGGCACAGCTGCGCAGTTGGGGCGTGCAACCCGGTGACCGCGTGGCCAGCTACATGCCCAATCTCCCGGAAACCGTGATCGCCTTCCTGGCCTGCGCCAGTGTCGGCGCCATCTGGTCCAGCTGCGCACCCGACATGGGGGCCACCGTGGTGTTGGACCGCCTGCGCCAGATTAAGCCCAAGGTGCTTTTCGCGACCGACAGCTACAGCTACAACGGCAAGAACCACGATCGCTCTGTTGTGGTGAACGAGCTGCTGTCAGGGCTGCCCAGCGTGCAGCGGGTGGTGCAGGTTTCGGGGCCGCTGGACGGAAGTCGTCCTTTGCCGTGGCGCGATCGGCACGACTGGCAAGGCTGTGTATCGCAAAGCGCGGCACCGCGCTACGAACGGCTGCCTTTCAGCCACCCCTTGTGGATTCTGTATTCCTCCGGAACCACCGGGCTGCCCAAGGCCATCGTGCACAGCCACGGCGGCATTGTGCTGACGCACCTGAAATCGATGGCGCTGCAAAACGATCTGCGACCGGGTGATCGGTTGATGTTTCTGGGTAGCACCGGGTGGGCTGTGTGGAACCTTCAGGTGGGCGCCCTGCTGTCAGGCGCATCCATTGTTCTCTACGATGGCAACCCGGCCTGGCCAACGGGCGATGCGCTGTGGCGCTTCATGGATGAACAGGATGTGACGCAGTTGGGCTGCGGAGCGGCCTACCTCATCAATTGCATGAAAGATGGTGTGCGCCCCCGAGACTTCGCCAGGTTAGCCAAACTCCGCACCATCCTCTCCACCGGTTCGCCGCTGTCGATGGACGCCTACCACTGGGTTTACGACGCGGTCAAACCTGATGTATGGCTGGCCTCCATCAGTGGCGGGACCGATATTGCCGCGTGCTTCGTGGCCTGCGCACCCACGCTGCCCGTGCATGCCGGCGAGATTCAATGCCGGGAACTTGGCGTGGCCGCCTACGCCTACAACGATGCTGGCGAGTCGGTGGTCAACGAGGTGGGCGAGTTGGTCATCACCAAACCCATGCCGTCGATGCCCATTTATTTCTGGAACGACCCGGACAACAAGCGCTACCTCGAGAGCTATTTTGAAACCTACCCTGGCGTGTGGCGCCAGGGTGACTGGATACGCTTCACAGAGCACGGCAGCGCAGTCATCTATGGGCGATCAGACAGCACGATCAACCGCTTTGGCATCCGGATGGGAACGGCTGAAATCTACCGGGTGGTAGAAGAAATGCCCGAGGTGCGCGACAGCCTGGTCATCGACCTGGAGTTTTTGGGGCGCCCCTCGTTCATGCCGCTGTTTGTGGTGCTACGGCCTGGCGCGGTACTGGACGAGGCACTGCAGGAGCGCATCAAGCACCAGATAAGCTCCAAGGCCTCTGCGCGCCACGTTCCCAATGAGGTTGTGCAGGTGACTGAAATTCCTCGCACGCTGAGCGGAAAAAAGATGGAAGTTCCCGTCCGGAAACTGCTGTTGGGTAGCTCGCCTGACAAGGCGGCCAGCCCGGATTCAATGCAGAACCCGGGCAGCCTGGATTTTTTTGTGCAGTATGCGAAGGCCCTCAAGGTGAAGGAGCTTTCGACGTGAAAGCCGTATTTATGACAGGGCATGGCGGCAACGAAGTCGTCAGCATAGCGATGCGGCCCAAACCGGTACGCCAGCCCGGTCAGGTACTGATTCGCATGCAGGCGGCCACCCTCAACCAGGTGGATCTCTACATGCGCAACAGCGGCGCGGGCATCACGCACCAGCTGCCGCAGATCATGGGACTTGACGGCGCGGGCATCGTGGAAGAAGTCGATGAGCATGAGCGCGTGCTCGCGCCCGGTCAGTCCGTGGTGCTGCATCCGGCGATTGGCTGCGGGCGCTGCGAGTTCTGCCAGCGCGGCGAAGTGGTCTTGTGCACCGGCATCCAGTATCTGGGCGAGCACCGGGACGGCACGCTGGCCGAATACGTGAGTGTGCCGGCACAGAATGTCTTCCCCATGCCTGCCGGCCTGTCATTCGCAGAGGCGGCCGCACTGGGCGTCAACCACCTGACCGCCTGGCGCATGCTGTTCACCAAGGCGCAGCTCAAGCCGTGGGAGACGGTGCTGATCTTTGGCATAGGCGGCGGTGTGTCGCTGGCGGCCCTGCAGCTCGCCAAGCTGGCGGGCGCTCAAGCCATCGTCACCTCGCGCGACGATTCCAAGCTGCAGCGCGCCCGCTTGGCTGGCGCCGACCATCTGATCAACAGCAGCACGCAGGACGTGGTCAAGGAAGTGATGGCCCGCACCCAGGGGCGCGGCGTGGACGTGGTGATTGAAAACGTCGGCGCGGCCGTGTGGTCGTCGGCCATGAAGTCGCTGGTGCGCGGCGGCCGGCTGGTCACCTGCGGCGCCACCAGCGGCGACCAGCCGCCGGCGGACATCAGGCGCATCTTCATCCGCCAACTCCAGATATTCGGCTCGACGCTGGGCAACTTCGACGAGTTCCGCGATTTGCTGCGGCTGACCGAGCGCACCGGCCTGCGGCCCGTGATCGACAGCGAATTCCCGCTGGAGCAGGCCCACGCGGCCCTGAGCCGCCTGGAATCTGGCCAGCAGTTCGGCAAGATCGCCATCCGCATTGGCGAAGCCTGATACCCCATGAAAGAAGAAACCATGTCCACAGTACGCACCGAACAGATCGGTGATGTCTTGCTGATTGAAATTAACAACCCGCCCATCAATGCCGGATCGCTCACGGTGCGCCAGGGCCTGAGCGCGGCGATAGAGCAGCTGCAGACCCAGCCTGAGCTGGTTGCAGGCGTCATCATCGGCGGCGGCACCACCTTCGTGGCTGGTTCCGACCTGCGCGAATTCGGCCAGCCGCTGCAAGACCCGCAGATGCCTGCCGTCATCGCGCTGATCGAAGCTTGCGGCAAACCGGTGGTGGCCGCGCTGCACGGCGCGGCGCTGGGCGGTGGCCTGGAATTGGCGTTGGCTTGTGACGCACGCATTGCGCTGAACGGCACGCTGCTGGGCCTGCCCGAAGTCACGCTGGGCATCATTCCCGGCGCGGGCGGCACCCAGCGCCTGCCGCGCCGGGTCGGTGTTGCCCGCGCCATCCAGATGGTCTGCAGCGGCGAACGCATCACGGCGGACAAAGCGCTTGATTTGCGGCTGGTCGATGAAGTCGTTGCCGGCGACTTGCAGGCCCATGCGATGGCGCTGGCGCGGCGGCTGGCGGGCAGCAAGTGCCGTATTCGCGATGAACAGGTTCCCACGGAAGACGCCGCAGCCATCGAGCAGGCAGAGCAGACTGCGCTGCGCGCCGGCAAACGCCGGCCGGCCGTGCTGGCGGCCATCGCGGCCGTCAAGAATGCCGCCCTGCTGCCCATCGACGAAGGCCTGGCGCATGAACGCGCGGTGTTCCAGCAACTGCGCGTGTCCACCGAGGCGTATGCGCTGCGCCACCAGTTCTTTGCCGAGCGCGAGGCGGCCAAGCTGCCGGCTGCGCTGCAGGCAGCCCCCCGCCCGGTGCAGACCGTGGCCGTGATTGGCGCCGGCACCATGGGCGCGGGCATTGCCATTTGCGCGCTGGACGCCGGGCTGAACGTGATCCTGCTGGAGCAGGACGATGTGGCCCTGCAGCGCGGCCAGCAGCGCGTGGCCGAGCATTACCAAAGCCGCGTGACAGCAGGCAAGATGAAGGCCAACGTGGCCGCCGCCAGCGAAGGACGCCTGAGCCCCACGACCGACTGGGCACAGCTGGGCCGGGCCGACCTGGTCATCGAGGCGGTGTTCGAGGACATGGCCGTCAAACAGGAGGTCTTCAGGAAAATCGATGCCCATGCGCGGCCAGGCGCGGTGCTGGCCACCAACACATCCTACCTGGACGTGGATGCGATTGCCGGGTTGACGGCCCGGCCGCAGGACGTGCTGGGCCTGCACTTCTTCAGTCCGGCCAACGTCATGAAGCTGCTGGAAGTGGTGCGCGGCCAGCAGACGGCGGCCGATGTGCTCGCCACCGGCATGGCCCTGGGCAAAAAGCTCGGGAAGCTGCCGGTGCTGTGCGGCAATACCTTCGGCTTCATTGGCAACCGCATCTACAACGCTTACCGCAAGCAGTGCGAATTCATGCTGGAAGACGGCGCCTGGCCGGAGGATGTGGACAAGGCGCTGACCGACTTTGGCTTGGCCATGGGTCCGTTCGCCGTGGCCGACCTGTCCGGCCTGGACATCGCCTGGCGGATGCGCAAGGCGCAGGCCGCCTCGCGCGATCCGCGCGAGCGCTACGTCGCCATCCTCGACCAGTTGTGCGAGCAGGGGCGGCTGGGCCGCAAGACCGGAGCCGGCTACTACCGTTATCCCGACGGCAAGCAGGTCAAGGCCACCGATGCCATCGTGCGCGCCATCATCGAGCAGGCCTCCGGCCAGCGCGGCATCACGCGCCGCACGCTGGACGCCACGGAAATTCAGCGCCGCGCCCTGCTGGCCATGGTCAACGAAGCTGCGCTGCTGCTGGCCGAAGGCGTGGCTGCTCGTCCCAGCGACATCGACGTGGTGCTGGTGCAGGGCTACGGCTTCCCGCGCTGGGAAGGCGGCCCGGTGTTCTGGGCGCGCCAGCAGGATCGGGCGCAACTGGCGCAGGACCTGCAGCGCCTTGCCGGTGAATCGGGCCATGGCTTTGTAGTGGCCGACCTGTCTGTTTTGTTGAATCCCTAACCTCCCCACTCCCCTCACCTCAATACGACCATGATGACCCAAGCCTTTATCTGCGACGCCATCCGCACCCCCTTCGGCCGCTACGGCGGCGCCCTGAGCAGCGTTCGCGCCGACGACCTGGGCGCGATTCCCATCCGGGCCTTGATGGCGCGCAACCCGGACGTGGACTGGCAGATGGTTGCCGACGTGATCTACGGCTGCGCCAACCAGGCCGGCGAAGACAACCGCAATGTGGCGCGCATGAGCGCATTGCTGGCCGGGCTGCCGCTGGAAGTGCCGGGTGGCACGGTCAACCGCCTGTGCGGCTCGGGTTTGGATGCCTTGGGCACGGCAGCGCGCGCCATCAAGTCGGGCGAGGCCGGCCTGATGATCGCCGGCGGCGTCGAGAGCATGAGCCGCGCGCCGTTTGTCATGCCCAAGGCAGAGAGCGCTTTCTCACGCGCCAACAGCATCCAGGACACCACCATTGGCTGGCGCTTCATCAACCAGCTGATGAAGGAACGCTACGGCGTCGATTCGATGCCCGAAACCGCCGAGAACGTCGCCACCGACTACCAGATCAGCCGCCAGGACCAGGACCAGATGGCTCTCAGCAGCCAGCTCAGGGCCGTTTCGGCGCAACAGGCGGGCTACTTCGATGCCGAAATCACGCCGGTCAGCATTGCCCAGAAAAAGGGCGAGCCTGTCCTCGTCAGCAAGGACGAGCATCCGCGCGAAACCTCGATGGAAGTGCTCGCCAGGCTCAAGCCCATCGTGCGCCCCGACGGCACCATCACGGCGGGCAACGCCAGCGGCGTGAACGATGGCGCCTGCGCGCTGCTGCTGGCTGATGAAGCCAGCGCCGCCAGGAACGGCTTGACGCCTAGAGCCCGCATCGTCGGCATGGCGACCGCTGGCGTGGCGCCGCGCGTCATGGGCATCGGCCCGGCGCCGGCAACGCAAAAGGTGCTGGCGCTGACGGGCCTCGGCATCGAGAAGATGGACGTGATCGAACTCAACGAGGCGTTTGCCGCGCAGGGCCTGGCCGTTCTGCGCATGCTTGGCGTGCCCGACGACGACCCGCGCGTCAACGCCTGGGGCGGCGCGATTGCGCTGGGCCATCCGCTGGGCGCCAGCGGCGCGCGCCTGGCCACCACGGCGGTCAACCGGCTGCACCAGACCGGCGGGCGCTACGCGCTGTGCACCATGTGCATCGGCGTGGGACAGGGCATTGCCGTGATCCTGGAACGGGTGTGAAAACCGCATCCTTCAAGGAGACAGCACCTGCAGCCACTCCTGAATTCAT
This DNA window, taken from Polaromonas hydrogenivorans, encodes the following:
- a CDS encoding electron transfer flavoprotein subunit alpha/FixB family protein codes for the protein MTSLVIAEHDNASIRPATLNTVTAAAQCGGEVHVLVAGKDAAAAAQAASQIAGVSRVIHVDGEHFAHGLAENMAAQVIAIASAYSHILFPATASGKNIAPRVAALLDVAQISDITKVDAVDTFERPIYAGNAIAIVQSLDAIKVITVRTTGFDAAASTGGSAAIDVVSGVADSGKSSFVGSEIAKSDRPELTAAKIIVSGGRALGSSEKFHQVLEPLADKLGAALGASRAAVDAGYAPNDWQVGQTGKIVAPQLYVAVGISGAIQHLAGMKDSKVIVAINKDGEAPIFSVADYGLEADLFTAVPELIAAL
- a CDS encoding acetoacetate--CoA ligase, whose translation is MQENTPPEGHGQVLWTPGPEQLQSSRLVKYQQWLSTKKGVHTQDYDELWRWSIEDVPGFWQSIWDFFEVQADGEREPAMVGEQMPGIQWFPNARLNFAEHVFRNATSGHPVMLARREGAPLREISWEELERTTAALAAQLRSWGVQPGDRVASYMPNLPETVIAFLACASVGAIWSSCAPDMGATVVLDRLRQIKPKVLFATDSYSYNGKNHDRSVVVNELLSGLPSVQRVVQVSGPLDGSRPLPWRDRHDWQGCVSQSAAPRYERLPFSHPLWILYSSGTTGLPKAIVHSHGGIVLTHLKSMALQNDLRPGDRLMFLGSTGWAVWNLQVGALLSGASIVLYDGNPAWPTGDALWRFMDEQDVTQLGCGAAYLINCMKDGVRPRDFARLAKLRTILSTGSPLSMDAYHWVYDAVKPDVWLASISGGTDIAACFVACAPTLPVHAGEIQCRELGVAAYAYNDAGESVVNEVGELVITKPMPSMPIYFWNDPDNKRYLESYFETYPGVWRQGDWIRFTEHGSAVIYGRSDSTINRFGIRMGTAEIYRVVEEMPEVRDSLVIDLEFLGRPSFMPLFVVLRPGAVLDEALQERIKHQISSKASARHVPNEVVQVTEIPRTLSGKKMEVPVRKLLLGSSPDKAASPDSMQNPGSLDFFVQYAKALKVKELST
- a CDS encoding zinc-binding dehydrogenase produces the protein MKAVFMTGHGGNEVVSIAMRPKPVRQPGQVLIRMQAATLNQVDLYMRNSGAGITHQLPQIMGLDGAGIVEEVDEHERVLAPGQSVVLHPAIGCGRCEFCQRGEVVLCTGIQYLGEHRDGTLAEYVSVPAQNVFPMPAGLSFAEAAALGVNHLTAWRMLFTKAQLKPWETVLIFGIGGGVSLAALQLAKLAGAQAIVTSRDDSKLQRARLAGADHLINSSTQDVVKEVMARTQGRGVDVVIENVGAAVWSSAMKSLVRGGRLVTCGATSGDQPPADIRRIFIRQLQIFGSTLGNFDEFRDLLRLTERTGLRPVIDSEFPLEQAHAALSRLESGQQFGKIAIRIGEA
- a CDS encoding 3-hydroxyacyl-CoA dehydrogenase NAD-binding domain-containing protein, producing MSTVRTEQIGDVLLIEINNPPINAGSLTVRQGLSAAIEQLQTQPELVAGVIIGGGTTFVAGSDLREFGQPLQDPQMPAVIALIEACGKPVVAALHGAALGGGLELALACDARIALNGTLLGLPEVTLGIIPGAGGTQRLPRRVGVARAIQMVCSGERITADKALDLRLVDEVVAGDLQAHAMALARRLAGSKCRIRDEQVPTEDAAAIEQAEQTALRAGKRRPAVLAAIAAVKNAALLPIDEGLAHERAVFQQLRVSTEAYALRHQFFAEREAAKLPAALQAAPRPVQTVAVIGAGTMGAGIAICALDAGLNVILLEQDDVALQRGQQRVAEHYQSRVTAGKMKANVAAASEGRLSPTTDWAQLGRADLVIEAVFEDMAVKQEVFRKIDAHARPGAVLATNTSYLDVDAIAGLTARPQDVLGLHFFSPANVMKLLEVVRGQQTAADVLATGMALGKKLGKLPVLCGNTFGFIGNRIYNAYRKQCEFMLEDGAWPEDVDKALTDFGLAMGPFAVADLSGLDIAWRMRKAQAASRDPRERYVAILDQLCEQGRLGRKTGAGYYRYPDGKQVKATDAIVRAIIEQASGQRGITRRTLDATEIQRRALLAMVNEAALLLAEGVAARPSDIDVVLVQGYGFPRWEGGPVFWARQQDRAQLAQDLQRLAGESGHGFVVADLSVLLNP
- the pcaF gene encoding 3-oxoadipyl-CoA thiolase, whose product is MMTQAFICDAIRTPFGRYGGALSSVRADDLGAIPIRALMARNPDVDWQMVADVIYGCANQAGEDNRNVARMSALLAGLPLEVPGGTVNRLCGSGLDALGTAARAIKSGEAGLMIAGGVESMSRAPFVMPKAESAFSRANSIQDTTIGWRFINQLMKERYGVDSMPETAENVATDYQISRQDQDQMALSSQLRAVSAQQAGYFDAEITPVSIAQKKGEPVLVSKDEHPRETSMEVLARLKPIVRPDGTITAGNASGVNDGACALLLADEASAARNGLTPRARIVGMATAGVAPRVMGIGPAPATQKVLALTGLGIEKMDVIELNEAFAAQGLAVLRMLGVPDDDPRVNAWGGAIALGHPLGASGARLATTAVNRLHQTGGRYALCTMCIGVGQGIAVILERV